In Halomarina salina, one DNA window encodes the following:
- the icd gene encoding isocitrate dehydrogenase (NADP(+)), producing the protein MSYEKVDVPEEGEPITVGADEDELDVPENPIIPIIYGDGIGQDVGPAAQTVLDAAAEATGRDINWMRLYAGESAREKYDENLPDDTVEAIEEFRVAIKGPLTTPVGAGFRSLNVALRKKLDLYANMRPTFHLDGVPSPMKNPGAMDMVNFRENTEDVYAGIEWEAGSDEVQQVREFVEDEMGFDSTIHDGPVGIGVKPITEFGTKRLVRKAIDYALNNDRDSVTLVHKGNIMKFTEGAFRDWGYEVAEEYGDEVITEDTLWEERDGDAPEDAVVVNDRIADNMLQQIMTRTEQYDVLAMPNLNGDYLSDAAGAQIGGLGIAPGANIGDGRMLAEPVHGSAPKYAGQDKVNPSALILSGRIMLEYLGWTDAADLVRDAIEETISAGEVTYDIERQIDGGEKLATSEFAERVAERIRDKA; encoded by the coding sequence ATGTCTTACGAGAAGGTCGACGTGCCCGAGGAGGGCGAACCTATCACCGTAGGCGCTGACGAGGACGAACTCGACGTGCCCGAGAACCCCATCATCCCCATCATCTACGGGGACGGTATCGGGCAGGACGTCGGTCCGGCGGCCCAGACGGTGCTCGACGCCGCGGCCGAGGCGACCGGCCGGGACATCAACTGGATGCGACTCTACGCGGGCGAGTCCGCCCGCGAGAAGTACGACGAGAACCTCCCCGACGACACCGTCGAGGCCATCGAGGAGTTCCGCGTCGCCATCAAGGGTCCGCTGACGACGCCCGTCGGCGCCGGCTTCCGCTCGCTCAACGTCGCGCTCCGGAAGAAGCTCGACCTCTACGCGAACATGCGCCCGACGTTCCACCTCGACGGCGTCCCCTCGCCGATGAAGAACCCCGGCGCGATGGACATGGTCAACTTCCGCGAGAACACGGAGGACGTCTACGCCGGCATCGAGTGGGAGGCCGGCAGCGACGAGGTCCAGCAGGTCCGCGAGTTCGTCGAGGACGAGATGGGCTTCGACTCCACCATCCACGACGGCCCGGTCGGCATCGGCGTCAAACCCATCACCGAGTTCGGGACGAAACGCCTCGTCCGCAAGGCCATCGACTACGCGCTGAACAACGACCGCGACTCGGTGACGCTCGTCCACAAGGGCAACATCATGAAGTTCACCGAGGGGGCGTTCCGCGACTGGGGCTACGAGGTCGCCGAGGAGTACGGCGACGAGGTCATCACCGAGGACACGCTCTGGGAGGAGCGCGACGGTGACGCTCCCGAGGACGCCGTCGTCGTCAACGACCGCATCGCCGACAACATGCTCCAGCAGATCATGACGCGCACCGAGCAGTACGACGTGCTCGCCATGCCGAACCTCAACGGCGACTACCTCTCGGACGCCGCCGGCGCACAGATCGGCGGCCTCGGCATCGCGCCGGGCGCGAACATCGGCGACGGCCGCATGCTCGCCGAACCCGTCCACGGCAGCGCGCCGAAGTACGCGGGTCAGGACAAGGTCAACCCGTCCGCGCTCATCCTCTCGGGCCGCATCATGCTCGAGTACCTCGGCTGGACCGACGCCGCGGACCTCGTCCGCGACGCCATCGAGGAGACCATCTCCGCCGGCGAGGTCACCTACGACATCGAGCGCCAGATCGACGGCGGCGAGAAACTCGCCACCAGCGAGTTCGCCGAGCGCGTCGCCGAGCGCATCCGCGACAAGGCGTAA
- a CDS encoding cupin domain-containing protein, whose product MDIVSSEEWETAEAAEGVELGQLVVGESVSLQYFHIEPGADVPEHSHPHEQTGYVVQGTLTFVVDGEELSVGPGDAYDIPSDEPHAARNDGEEVVTGVEVFSPPREEVPWGE is encoded by the coding sequence ATGGACATCGTCAGCAGCGAGGAGTGGGAGACGGCCGAGGCGGCCGAGGGCGTCGAACTCGGGCAACTCGTCGTCGGCGAGTCGGTGAGCCTCCAGTACTTCCACATCGAACCCGGCGCGGACGTCCCCGAGCACAGCCACCCACACGAACAGACCGGCTACGTCGTCCAGGGGACGCTCACGTTCGTCGTCGACGGTGAGGAACTATCGGTAGGACCGGGCGACGCCTACGACATCCCGAGCGACGAACCGCACGCCGCGCGCAACGACGGGGAGGAGGTCGTCACCGGCGTCGAGGTGTTCTCACCGCCTCGCGAGGAGGTGCCGTGGGGAGAGTGA
- a CDS encoding DUF5817 domain-containing protein, with protein sequence MYTVVGCPECRALKIVDGRPETTKCPRCGRTSQFQKLRAFYKSEDVDTAREVRARLLADRSGHGDAYEDLGTFSELDEDADSAGMSTTEFLERSGLDVNEVGAAGDRAESGTGGSMSRKETVETALRDLDRPTEEEIVDYAADHGVPADYVRSALDRLTRRGHATETGGRYRLL encoded by the coding sequence ATGTACACGGTGGTCGGCTGTCCGGAGTGCAGGGCGTTGAAGATAGTCGACGGGCGGCCGGAGACGACCAAGTGCCCGCGGTGTGGGCGCACCTCGCAGTTCCAGAAGCTCCGCGCGTTCTACAAGAGCGAGGACGTCGACACCGCCCGCGAGGTGCGCGCCCGGCTGCTCGCCGACCGCTCGGGCCACGGCGACGCGTACGAGGACCTCGGCACGTTCTCGGAACTGGACGAGGACGCCGACAGCGCCGGCATGAGCACCACCGAGTTCCTCGAACGTTCGGGCCTCGACGTCAACGAGGTCGGCGCGGCGGGCGACCGCGCCGAGAGCGGAACCGGTGGCTCGATGAGCCGCAAGGAGACCGTCGAGACGGCGCTCCGGGACCTCGACCGGCCGACCGAGGAGGAGATCGTCGACTACGCCGCCGACCACGGGGTCCCGGCCGACTACGTCCGCTCGGCGCTCGACCGACTCACGCGTCGCGGCCACGCGACCGAGACCGGCGGCCGCTACCGCCTCCTCTGA
- the hmgA gene encoding hydroxymethylglutaryl-CoA reductase (NADPH), whose protein sequence is MTAADADEEVAADLADRVQDGELRLYELEAHADADTAAMARRVLLERETDADLSTVGDYSFPANEATGSNIENMTGAVQVPVGVVGPVHLDGEAASEEHYLPLATTEGALLASVNRGCAAIRAGGGATARVLKSAMTRAPVFRVADVAEASEVVSWVRANEDRLRDAAESTTSHGELVDVTPYVVGDNVFLRFGYDSKDAMGMNMATIATQEACEVVEAETPASLVALSGNLCSDKKPAAINAVEGRGRTVSADVEIPADAVGDVLKTTPAAIAEANTRKNHVGSAKAGALGFNAQAANVVAAAFLATGQDPAQVVEGSNTITTADVRTDDEGNESLYASVTLASLELGTVGGGTKLPTQSEGLDVVGVRGGGDPPGTNADALAEVVATATLAGELSLLGALASSHLASAHEQLGR, encoded by the coding sequence ATGACCGCCGCAGACGCCGACGAGGAGGTCGCCGCCGACCTCGCGGACCGGGTGCAGGACGGGGAGTTGCGACTGTACGAACTCGAAGCACACGCCGACGCCGACACGGCCGCGATGGCCCGGCGCGTCCTGCTCGAACGCGAGACGGACGCGGACCTCTCGACGGTCGGCGACTACTCGTTCCCGGCGAACGAAGCCACCGGGTCGAACATCGAGAACATGACCGGCGCGGTGCAGGTACCCGTCGGTGTCGTCGGCCCCGTCCACCTCGACGGGGAGGCCGCAAGCGAGGAACACTACCTCCCGCTGGCGACCACCGAGGGGGCGCTCCTCGCGTCGGTGAACCGTGGCTGTGCGGCCATCCGCGCCGGTGGGGGTGCGACCGCTCGCGTCCTCAAGTCGGCGATGACCCGTGCGCCCGTCTTCCGGGTCGCGGACGTGGCGGAGGCCAGCGAGGTCGTCTCGTGGGTCCGGGCGAACGAGGACCGGTTGCGGGACGCGGCCGAGTCCACCACGAGCCACGGCGAACTCGTCGACGTGACGCCCTACGTCGTCGGCGACAACGTCTTCCTGCGGTTCGGCTACGACTCGAAGGACGCGATGGGGATGAACATGGCCACCATCGCGACGCAGGAGGCCTGCGAGGTGGTCGAGGCCGAGACGCCGGCCTCGCTCGTCGCGCTCTCGGGCAACCTCTGTTCGGACAAGAAGCCCGCCGCCATCAACGCCGTCGAGGGGCGCGGGCGGACCGTCTCGGCGGACGTGGAGATCCCCGCCGACGCGGTGGGCGACGTGCTCAAGACCACCCCCGCGGCCATCGCGGAGGCGAACACCCGAAAGAACCACGTCGGGTCGGCGAAGGCGGGCGCACTCGGGTTCAACGCGCAGGCGGCCAACGTCGTCGCGGCCGCGTTCCTCGCCACCGGGCAGGACCCCGCGCAGGTCGTCGAGGGGTCGAACACCATCACCACGGCCGACGTGCGCACCGACGACGAGGGCAACGAGTCGCTGTACGCCAGCGTCACGCTCGCCTCGCTCGAACTCGGGACGGTCGGCGGCGGGACGAAGCTCCCGACGCAGTCCGAGGGCCTCGACGTGGTCGGCGTCCGCGGCGGCGGCGACCCGCCGGGGACGAACGCCGACGCGCTCGCCGAAGTCGTCGCCACCGCGACGCTGGCGGGCGAACTCTCGCTGCTCGGTGCGCTCGCGTCCTCGCACCTCGCCAGCGCCCACGAGCAACTGGGGCGGTAG
- a CDS encoding GNAT family N-acetyltransferase produces the protein MPGPLFAANDRVELHTMEEEDHDDIGSDMNHPDIRVPGGGPTGPADGESVTEFVDWLRNEGNTAFVVCAEGGYVGLVTLRQEEPQGNVGTYGIWITPESQGRGYATAASELLFDWAFDQHGLHKVVATVFDFNEASMALMDSLGFTEEGVHREERFADGAFHDEHYFGLLAHEWR, from the coding sequence ATGCCCGGCCCGCTGTTCGCCGCGAACGACCGCGTCGAACTCCACACCATGGAAGAAGAGGACCACGACGACATCGGGAGCGACATGAACCACCCCGACATCCGCGTCCCCGGTGGCGGGCCGACCGGACCGGCCGACGGCGAGTCCGTCACCGAGTTCGTGGACTGGCTCCGGAACGAGGGCAACACCGCGTTCGTCGTCTGCGCCGAGGGCGGCTACGTCGGCCTCGTGACGCTCCGACAGGAGGAACCGCAGGGCAACGTCGGCACCTACGGCATCTGGATCACCCCCGAGTCGCAGGGCCGGGGCTACGCCACGGCCGCCAGCGAACTCCTCTTCGACTGGGCGTTCGACCAGCACGGCCTGCACAAGGTCGTGGCGACCGTCTTCGACTTCAACGAGGCGTCGATGGCGCTGATGGACTCGCTCGGCTTCACAGAGGAGGGCGTCCACCGCGAGGAGCGCTTCGCCGACGGCGCGTTCCACGACGAGCACTACTTCGGCCTGCTGGCCCACGAGTGGCGCTAG
- a CDS encoding formate/nitrite transporter family protein — protein MSENKRHPSATDARKFAGVFRQQVESAIREMRRSTVALAFSGVTAGLGVSFGALFMGMALTYSGGFESKLLQQFVLANASAVGFLLVMLGQTELFTAHTTMAWLPILSGDASLSDLGRLWGVVYVANLVGCAAFAALVAVLGPSMGIVEPSAFGSMADALLPYSGTTILLSGVVAGWLMGMVTWLASASRDTVGEVLVVWVVTAGIGFGPFHHALLGTTEVLGAMFLGQGVTLLDFGRFLLWTTLGNVVGGTVFVAALNYGQIAFGDTPEDVEVDPLEDSEGSEV, from the coding sequence ATGTCGGAGAACAAGCGTCACCCGTCGGCGACCGACGCCCGGAAGTTCGCGGGCGTGTTCAGGCAGCAGGTCGAGAGCGCGATTCGAGAGATGCGGCGCTCGACCGTCGCGCTCGCGTTCTCGGGCGTGACCGCCGGTCTCGGCGTGAGCTTCGGGGCGCTGTTCATGGGGATGGCGCTCACCTACTCGGGCGGGTTCGAGTCGAAGCTCCTCCAGCAGTTCGTGCTGGCCAACGCCTCCGCGGTGGGGTTCCTACTGGTGATGCTCGGGCAGACCGAACTGTTCACGGCCCACACCACGATGGCGTGGCTCCCGATACTCTCGGGAGACGCGTCGCTGTCGGACCTCGGACGACTCTGGGGCGTCGTCTACGTGGCGAACCTCGTCGGCTGCGCGGCGTTCGCGGCGCTCGTCGCCGTCCTCGGACCGTCCATGGGCATCGTCGAGCCGAGCGCGTTCGGGTCGATGGCCGACGCACTGCTTCCGTACTCGGGGACGACCATCCTGCTGAGCGGGGTCGTCGCGGGGTGGCTGATGGGGATGGTGACGTGGCTCGCGTCGGCCAGTCGCGACACCGTCGGCGAGGTGCTCGTCGTCTGGGTCGTCACCGCCGGTATCGGCTTCGGCCCGTTCCACCACGCGCTGCTCGGGACGACGGAGGTGCTCGGGGCGATGTTCCTCGGCCAGGGCGTGACGCTCCTCGACTTCGGTCGGTTCCTGCTGTGGACGACCCTCGGCAACGTCGTCGGCGGGACGGTGTTCGTCGCCGCGCTCAACTACGGCCAGATAGCGTTCGGCGACACGCCGGAGGACGTCGAGGTGGACCCGCTGGAGGACTCGGAGGGGTCGGAGGTCTGA
- a CDS encoding amidohydrolase, translating to MTAPADLVLTNAEVHTLDSPDETYEALAVRDGELVRLCDAYEVEFLVGAETEVLDCEGGVVLPGFVDAHTHLPMVGRRLVHADLSVADSPDEAVDLLREDTDAAADETKAAADDTDVTGQGSDAVDATDWIQGFGYDESAWAESRYLTRTDLDAVSETRPVVAFREDMHTAGLNSVALDRLADGMPDDDVRTEGGDPTGVVVEEAVDAVWDAVEPDAAEMRSLVRAARDFAHEQGVTGVHDMVRNSEAPRVYRELDDSEDLDLRVRINYWTDHLDALVDLGARTNHGSDLVRVGGVKSFTDGSFGGRTAKLSEPYADAGDESEGGTDATGQWVVSPDNLAAYVARADDAGLQFTAHAIGDEAIRTVLGAYAGTGAPGEARHRVEHAELLTDDLVERFADLGVVASVQPNFLKWAREGGLYDTRLGEERARSTNRYRDLLDAGVPLAFGSDCMPLGPLFGVRQAVTAPSEGQRLTVTEALRAYTRGAAYAGFDEDRLGTITVGKRADLVVLDDSPWDVTPGTVDDVEVTHTLVDGEVVYRRDD from the coding sequence ATGACCGCTCCCGCGGACCTCGTGCTGACGAACGCCGAGGTCCACACGCTCGACTCGCCCGACGAGACGTACGAGGCGCTCGCGGTCCGCGACGGCGAACTCGTCCGCCTCTGCGACGCCTACGAGGTCGAGTTCCTCGTCGGGGCCGAGACCGAGGTGCTCGACTGCGAGGGCGGCGTCGTCCTGCCGGGGTTCGTCGACGCCCACACGCACCTCCCGATGGTCGGGCGACGCCTCGTCCACGCCGACCTCTCGGTGGCCGACTCGCCCGACGAGGCGGTCGACCTGCTCCGGGAGGACACCGACGCGGCTGCAGACGAGACCAAAGCGGCTGCAGACGACACCGACGTGACTGGACAGGGCTCCGACGCGGTCGACGCCACGGACTGGATTCAGGGGTTCGGCTACGACGAGAGCGCGTGGGCCGAGTCGCGCTACCTCACTCGCACCGACCTCGACGCGGTGAGCGAGACGCGGCCGGTGGTCGCCTTCCGCGAGGACATGCACACGGCCGGGCTGAACTCGGTCGCACTGGACCGACTGGCCGACGGGATGCCCGACGACGACGTGCGAACCGAGGGCGGCGACCCCACCGGCGTCGTCGTCGAGGAGGCCGTCGACGCGGTGTGGGACGCCGTCGAACCGGACGCCGCCGAGATGCGCTCGCTCGTCCGGGCCGCGCGAGACTTCGCCCACGAGCAGGGCGTGACCGGCGTCCACGACATGGTCCGCAACAGCGAGGCACCGCGCGTCTACCGCGAACTCGACGACTCCGAGGACCTGGACCTGCGCGTCCGCATCAACTACTGGACGGACCACCTCGACGCGCTGGTCGACCTCGGCGCACGGACGAACCACGGTAGCGACCTCGTCCGGGTAGGCGGCGTCAAGAGCTTCACGGACGGGAGCTTCGGCGGCCGGACGGCGAAGCTCTCCGAACCGTACGCCGACGCTGGGGACGAATCGGAGGGCGGCACCGATGCTACCGGCCAGTGGGTCGTCTCGCCCGACAACCTCGCGGCGTACGTCGCCCGAGCGGACGACGCGGGGTTGCAGTTCACCGCCCACGCCATCGGCGACGAGGCGATTCGGACCGTCCTCGGCGCCTACGCCGGGACGGGTGCTCCAGGTGAGGCCCGACACCGCGTCGAACACGCCGAACTGCTCACCGACGACCTCGTCGAGCGGTTCGCGGACCTCGGCGTCGTCGCCTCGGTCCAGCCGAACTTCCTGAAGTGGGCGCGCGAGGGCGGCCTCTACGACACCCGCCTCGGCGAGGAACGAGCACGCTCGACGAATCGGTACCGCGACCTGCTGGACGCGGGCGTCCCGCTGGCGTTCGGGAGCGACTGCATGCCGCTCGGACCGCTGTTCGGCGTCCGACAGGCCGTCACCGCGCCGAGCGAGGGCCAGCGACTCACCGTGACGGAGGCGCTCCGGGCGTACACGCGCGGGGCCGCGTACGCGGGATTCGACGAGGACCGACTCGGGACCATCACGGTCGGCAAGCGCGCCGACCTGGTCGTGCTCGACGACTCGCCGTGGGACGTGACTCCCGGGACCGTCGACGACGTCGAGGTGACGCACACGCTCGTCGACGGCGAGGTCGTCTATCGGCGGGACGACTGA
- a CDS encoding cupredoxin domain-containing protein, which produces MSDDFDTDEVSQRRRRVLQAFGVGAAATALGSAGVVGARSNQADDGDGLDPNLGFAALTPETDLPVEPDHEVQLLVGPPREQGRPLPEFFYQPTGLAVEPGDVVAFRFTTPGHTVSAYHPYAGRQQRIPDDGDGLAWFSSPYLGGGATWLYRFDTPGVYDYYCGPHEVFGHAGRIVVGDATEAPPVPDPCAPPAEAGESGEGGGGEGENADGAGGEEGAASEEGEGGGGQELRPPALTSALVLRDPALDPQNIVDSGAVGWEEIAQENKQLFVEFVTPDVCGLPAPEPEPSATAYQVDLVLGEPEAVLGEDPDDFYGQQGRLLRYLHGSSETPVVRTGTGGALDDVADCLDSDVIAVADGTATVTLDVQDGCEETVSLVSYVNPAGAGTFDPSVEQESYDATTETVGPGEHVLSVALPGDESDGE; this is translated from the coding sequence ATGTCAGACGACTTCGACACTGACGAGGTATCACAGCGGCGACGACGCGTCCTGCAGGCGTTCGGCGTCGGAGCGGCGGCGACGGCGCTCGGCTCGGCGGGGGTGGTCGGCGCACGGTCGAACCAGGCCGACGACGGCGACGGACTCGACCCGAACCTCGGGTTCGCGGCGCTGACCCCGGAGACCGACCTCCCCGTGGAACCGGACCACGAGGTGCAACTGCTCGTCGGGCCGCCACGGGAGCAGGGACGGCCGCTCCCGGAGTTCTTCTACCAGCCGACCGGGCTGGCGGTCGAACCGGGAGACGTCGTCGCGTTCCGGTTCACGACGCCCGGCCACACCGTCTCCGCGTACCACCCGTACGCGGGTCGCCAGCAGCGGATTCCCGACGACGGCGACGGCCTGGCGTGGTTCTCGTCGCCGTATCTCGGCGGCGGGGCGACCTGGCTCTACCGCTTCGACACGCCGGGCGTGTACGACTACTACTGCGGGCCGCACGAGGTGTTCGGACACGCCGGCCGCATCGTCGTCGGGGATGCGACCGAGGCACCACCGGTGCCGGACCCGTGTGCGCCCCCTGCCGAGGCGGGCGAGAGCGGCGAGGGGGGCGGTGGGGAGGGTGAGAACGCCGACGGTGCCGGCGGCGAGGAGGGCGCAGCGAGCGAAGAGGGCGAGGGTGGTGGCGGCCAGGAACTCCGTCCCCCCGCGCTGACCTCGGCGCTCGTCCTGCGGGACCCGGCGCTCGACCCGCAGAACATCGTGGACTCCGGCGCGGTCGGCTGGGAGGAGATCGCCCAGGAGAACAAACAGCTGTTCGTCGAGTTCGTCACCCCGGACGTCTGTGGCCTGCCAGCACCCGAACCGGAGCCGTCGGCGACGGCCTACCAGGTCGACCTCGTGCTCGGCGAGCCCGAAGCCGTCCTCGGCGAGGACCCGGACGACTTCTACGGCCAGCAGGGCCGACTGCTCCGGTACCTCCACGGGTCGAGCGAGACGCCGGTCGTGCGGACCGGAACGGGCGGTGCACTCGACGACGTCGCGGACTGTCTCGACAGCGACGTCATCGCCGTCGCCGACGGGACCGCGACCGTCACGCTCGACGTGCAGGACGGCTGTGAGGAGACCGTCTCTCTCGTCAGCTACGTCAACCCGGCCGGCGCGGGGACGTTCGACCCGTCGGTCGAGCAGGAGTCCTACGACGCGACCACGGAGACCGTCGGGCCGGGCGAGCACGTCCTCTCGGTCGCGCTCCCCGGCGACGAGAGCGATGGCGAGTGA
- the gpmI gene encoding 2,3-bisphosphoglycerate-independent phosphoglycerate mutase, giving the protein MRAALVILDGWGLGTGDERGPDGGGRDAVAAADTPTVDDYRERGAFGTLETHGPWVGLPEGQMGNSEVGHLTIGAGRIVEQDATRINAAVDGHGLGANENIASTFDYAREHDGRVHLMGLVSDGGVHSLQTHLHALVRAAADHGVEAVTHAFTDGRDTAPNGGAGYLRELESVAEAAGTGHVATVTGRYYAMDRDQHWDRTKRAYDAVVNREADHEADSAVAAVEQSYERGETDEFVESTLVEGGPALNDGDSIVFVNFRSDRARQLVRMLADVRPDWEFDTDPPETRLVTMTEYDETFDLPVAFPPHQPTDTLGEVVANRGWTQGRLAETEKYAHVTYFLNGGREVAFDGEVREIVPSPDVPTYDETPAMSAPELTDEALAMVDESDPDLLVLNYANADMVGHTGDFDAARAACEAVDEQVGRLVPALLDAGADVILTADHGNADDMGTVEDPHTAHTLNPVPLILLSPDVDGGAGDGGHSVRDDAGLAALAPTLLELLGVDQPAPMTGESLLE; this is encoded by the coding sequence ATGAGAGCAGCCCTCGTCATCCTCGACGGCTGGGGACTCGGCACGGGAGACGAACGCGGACCGGACGGCGGCGGCCGCGACGCGGTCGCCGCCGCCGACACGCCGACCGTCGACGACTACCGAGAGCGGGGGGCGTTCGGCACCCTCGAAACGCACGGTCCCTGGGTCGGCCTCCCGGAGGGTCAGATGGGCAACAGCGAGGTCGGCCACCTCACCATCGGCGCGGGACGAATCGTCGAACAGGACGCGACGCGCATCAACGCGGCCGTCGACGGGCACGGACTCGGTGCGAACGAGAACATCGCCAGCACCTTCGACTACGCTCGCGAGCACGACGGCCGGGTCCACCTCATGGGCCTCGTCAGCGACGGTGGCGTCCACTCGCTCCAGACGCACCTCCACGCGCTGGTCCGCGCCGCCGCTGACCACGGCGTCGAGGCCGTCACCCACGCGTTCACCGACGGCCGGGACACCGCTCCCAACGGCGGCGCGGGCTACCTGCGCGAACTGGAGAGCGTCGCCGAGGCGGCCGGGACGGGCCACGTCGCCACCGTGACCGGTCGGTACTACGCGATGGACCGCGACCAGCACTGGGACCGGACGAAACGCGCCTACGACGCCGTCGTGAACCGCGAGGCCGACCACGAGGCCGACAGCGCCGTCGCGGCCGTCGAGCAGTCCTACGAACGCGGTGAGACGGACGAGTTCGTCGAATCGACGCTCGTCGAGGGCGGCCCCGCCCTGAACGACGGCGACTCGATAGTGTTCGTCAACTTCCGCTCGGACCGGGCGCGCCAGCTGGTTCGGATGCTCGCCGACGTTCGGCCGGACTGGGAGTTCGACACCGACCCGCCCGAGACGCGACTGGTGACGATGACCGAGTACGACGAGACGTTCGACCTGCCCGTCGCGTTCCCGCCCCACCAGCCGACCGACACGCTCGGCGAGGTGGTCGCGAACCGGGGCTGGACGCAGGGTCGCCTCGCGGAGACCGAGAAGTACGCTCACGTCACCTACTTCCTCAACGGCGGCCGGGAGGTGGCGTTCGACGGCGAGGTCCGCGAGATAGTTCCCAGCCCCGACGTGCCGACGTACGACGAGACGCCCGCGATGAGCGCCCCCGAACTGACCGACGAGGCGCTGGCGATGGTCGACGAGTCGGACCCGGACCTCCTCGTGCTCAACTACGCGAACGCGGACATGGTCGGCCACACCGGGGACTTCGACGCCGCGAGAGCTGCCTGCGAGGCCGTCGACGAGCAGGTCGGCCGCCTCGTTCCGGCGCTGCTCGACGCGGGCGCGGACGTGATTCTCACCGCCGACCACGGCAACGCCGACGACATGGGCACCGTCGAGGACCCGCACACCGCCCACACGCTGAACCCCGTGCCGCTGATTCTGCTCTCGCCCGACGTGGACGGCGGGGCAGGTGACGGCGGTCACTCGGTTCGGGACGACGCCGGACTCGCGGCGCTCGCCCCGACGCTTCTCGAACTGCTCGGCGTCGACCAGCCGGCGCCCATGACCGGGGAGTCGCTGCTGGAGTGA
- a CDS encoding dihydrofolate reductase family protein produces the protein MKTQYYTATSIDGYIADEENSLDWLFQFGDSEESEEGYAQFVDRVGAIAMGSTTYEWVVEHENLLENPEQWPYEIPTWVFSTRELPVVDGADVTVVRGDVSPVHAEMVEAADGENVWLVGGGDLVGQFHEQGLLDEIILTIAPVTLGSGAPLLPRRITDPPLTLADAERHGDEFAVLTYEVQHSGEY, from the coding sequence ATGAAGACCCAGTACTACACCGCGACGAGCATCGACGGGTACATCGCCGACGAGGAGAACTCCCTCGACTGGCTCTTCCAGTTCGGAGACAGTGAAGAGTCTGAAGAGGGGTACGCCCAGTTCGTCGACCGGGTCGGTGCCATCGCCATGGGTTCGACGACCTACGAGTGGGTCGTCGAGCACGAGAACCTGCTGGAGAACCCGGAGCAGTGGCCGTACGAGATTCCAACGTGGGTGTTCAGCACACGGGAGCTACCGGTCGTCGACGGTGCGGACGTCACCGTCGTTCGGGGGGACGTCTCGCCCGTCCACGCGGAGATGGTCGAGGCTGCCGACGGTGAGAACGTCTGGCTCGTCGGTGGCGGGGACCTCGTCGGACAGTTCCACGAACAGGGACTCCTCGACGAGATCATCCTCACCATCGCCCCCGTCACGCTCGGGTCGGGAGCACCACTGCTGCCGCGCAGAATCACGGACCCGCCCCTGACACTGGCCGACGCAGAGAGACACGGGGACGAGTTCGCGGTGCTCACGTACGAAGTGCAGCACTCCGGTGAGTACTGA
- a CDS encoding MTH1187 family thiamine-binding protein produces MTVIGFLSVAPVQEGSMGEEVAKAVAALDEFDVSYETTPMGTTIEADSVDDLFAAAQAAHEAVDGDRVSTLLKVDDKRTSDQTAREKVDAVEEHLGHEAKRER; encoded by the coding sequence ATGACCGTCATCGGATTCCTCAGCGTCGCACCGGTACAGGAGGGCTCGATGGGCGAGGAGGTGGCGAAGGCCGTCGCCGCCCTCGACGAGTTCGACGTCTCCTACGAGACCACCCCGATGGGGACGACCATCGAGGCCGACAGCGTCGACGACCTGTTCGCGGCCGCACAGGCCGCCCACGAGGCCGTCGACGGCGACCGCGTCAGCACCCTCCTGAAGGTGGACGACAAGCGCACCAGCGACCAGACCGCCCGCGAGAAGGTCGACGCCGTCGAGGAGCACCTCGGCCACGAGGCGAAACGAGAACGCTGA